The Cryomorphaceae bacterium genome includes a window with the following:
- a CDS encoding DNA-binding response regulator yields MVMEKLRTILIDDEKTSTEVFTLELGMYCPRIEVVASCNSAKEGLEKIRELKPDLVFLDIEMPWMNGFELLQSLDKIDFEVIFVTAYDEFAIKAFRYSAADYLLKPVNKEDLIAAVDEVWQRVERREKSDQLEVLFSNLNFLRHNIAKIALPTSDGVEFVKIEDILYCAADGSYTTVYLADGQKILQSKTLKQVTQMLEDCNFLRIHQSYLINPAHLKRYIRGQGGMVMLDNGTELPVSRSQKDELVRRLSRNGK; encoded by the coding sequence ATGGTCATGGAAAAACTTCGCACCATATTGATTGATGATGAAAAAACAAGCACCGAGGTATTCACCCTGGAATTGGGAATGTACTGCCCGCGCATTGAGGTAGTAGCGTCTTGCAACAGCGCGAAAGAGGGCCTCGAAAAAATTCGTGAACTAAAACCCGACCTGGTATTTCTTGATATTGAAATGCCGTGGATGAATGGTTTTGAATTGCTGCAAAGTCTCGATAAAATAGATTTTGAAGTAATCTTCGTTACTGCTTACGATGAATTTGCCATAAAGGCTTTTCGCTACAGCGCAGCCGATTACCTGCTCAAGCCGGTCAACAAAGAAGATCTTATTGCCGCGGTTGACGAAGTTTGGCAAAGGGTTGAGCGACGTGAAAAAAGTGATCAACTTGAAGTGCTTTTTTCAAATCTCAATTTTCTGCGCCACAACATTGCTAAAATTGCCCTCCCTACTTCCGACGGTGTGGAGTTTGTAAAAATTGAGGACATCCTTTACTGCGCTGCAGACGGGAGTTACACAACAGTCTATTTGGCCGATGGTCAAAAAATTTTACAATCCAAAACTCTAAAGCAGGTGACGCAAATGCTTGAAGATTGCAACTTTCTGAGGATTCACCAGAGCTACCTCATTAACCCTGCGCATTTGAAACGATACATCCGTGGCCAGGGAGGGATGGTCATGCTTGATAATGGCACCGAGCTACCCGTTTCAAGAAGCCAAAAAGACGAACTGGTAAGGCGCCTCAGCAGGAATGGCAAATAA